AGAATATTTTAAATAGTGTAGCTTATTTAGACAGAGTATGTTTTTAGGTTATGGAAGCTGAAAGAGCATTTTTAATCATTTGACTAATGTTTTCAACTATCTAATGAAATCAAATGTTGACATATTTGGCAGGGACAGGTTAAGGAGTTCATCTCCTGCGTGAAGTAAAGGGCTGCCTTGTCCAAACTTTGTTCCTAATTAGCTAAGCTCTATGTTGACTTGTCCCTGATTGACAACTTGACAGGTAcatatcttttcctttttaaataAGGGCGTAATGATATTTCCCCCtctttttcaaagaaaaattgCACATAAGCTATGTCCTAAGGTGAACCAATTTGTGCATCCTATGTGTTTTGGTTTAGACTTAGATTAGTGGGTCCAAGACAGTAGACGATTAGGTACTGAAGTGCATAGCCTTTACTTCTTCAAGCACACAAACAGAACATTGATATAGATTAACTTTATGATGCTTCAAGCTAAGTAGCTTCTGTTATTGCACAATTGACTGTCACAACGCTGAGGACTTTTAAGGAAAGATGGTTCCACCGGATCTGATTGTTTGGTTAGTAAGCTTGAAATCCTTTACTTAAAACCCTGTTAACTGAAGAAAACCAAGTCGTCCAAGTCTATTTTGTAAGGAATGTGAGTCATCACTGGCAGACAATTCCAATCAGAGTTTTACAACTGTCTTAGACTTGGCCTGACCTACGATAAACTATTTCTAATACTAAAAACAAGATTACTAAGTCTCCCTGGATCACACTACTCACTAGGTCATGGAATATGCttgcattgaaaaaaaaatgcatctttGTGGCTGCATGCTTGTTGGATATTACCTCCATGTTATAATATatgacgctgttaactttttgaccaacgtttggccattcatcttattcaaaatttttgtgtaaatataaaaatatttatgtcatacttaaagcatttgatgataaatcaagccacaataaaataaatgataattatataattttttttgaataagacgaatgatcaaacttatctcaaaaagtcaacggcgtcatatattaaaaaacggagggagtatatattagcaAAAGGATTAAGAAGTGCAACAAGATGAGAAGAGTTAATAGAAAGTCTTGACCCCGAGGCAGGGCAAAGAATGTGACACTACTTGCAAACAGAGAAGAGATGCCATGAAAAGCCAAACACAAAAGATAACTGACCTTTCTCTAGTTGTCACCACAGTATATGCTACTCCCGATTAGAAGCAATTCCTTTGACCAATCCGGCTACGTGAACGCGCTAATTGGCCTGCACTGCCTTGGCTATATTGGATTGCCAAACCTTTATGCAAAAGTGAAAAATGACCAAATCAAAAGGGGAGAGAAAAATGCCATTGCCACCATGTATGAACATAGGATGAACAAAGGGTAGCCGCAATTTCAGTTATAGTTGAGAATGAACAGAGTTTGTACTTTCTACTCATGGAATCGTATGAGCACCGAGTACGTACCTCATGGTACTTTTCTTGCTTCAGTTGCATTGCCTCAAGAGGCACATAACTAGCTTCTGTTAGATTTTTCCTTCGATTAAAAACCAGCTTCTTCTAGACTACTCTAGATTCTAGAACCTAAGACATACAGGAGACTTTTGGATtataaccttttcttttgaatcttttttttaatacgcAAAAAACTTGTATATCTTTTATATTAAGGAAGGAGTTTGTATACACCGTGCTAACTataaaagagaaaacaacagaaaaagggaaaactcAGAAGGCTACAGTAGGTCTATCTCCTGCAGCCGATTTTCCCGACTAAAGAGGGGCGACGTGCTTGCGTTAGATGGGTGTTCTGACCATGCGCCTGAGCGCAGGTTCTTTTGCCACGTCTCGAGCCACCTCGGCCTAGGTTCTAGATTGGTTGTTCAAAACGACCCTGTTTCGCTCCTTCCGAATGATTTATTCTAATATAAATCGGTGAAATTCTAACGCTTTAACCCATCCTAATAGTTTCAAAAATATTGTGTGCTATTACAAGAATGGGTATTTTTTAAGGAccaaatcaaacttttaaatatatCCCAATACCCAGGGTAAAATCAAGGGTTCTTCTATTGCAGACTACAGCAAGAATATGGGATAACATAAAATTGGCATGGATATTACATCGTGGATTAATTTAACTGAAACAAGTTAATTGCTATATGCGTGCGGTAATTTACATAAACATCAGGTAATGCATAGCAGTGGTGTCTATGTAAGTCTAGGATAAGAGAGGTTACCGCTGCAATATACCTTGCTTGCCCGGGAGTTCAAGTTGCTTCTTGTCAACTTGAAAAAACTGACGTGATGATGGCATGTGATCCGAACGCCATTGCCTCTGGTTCAGAGCTGTCAGCAGCAGAAGAAAAGCTGTCAACAAAAGGCAATTGCCCTTTGCTGGATGTGAAACTTCGCATCTTCACTTTGCATGCTAGCTACTAGTGTTACTTTGCATGTATccctttgataaaaaaaaaaaaagcttgtaTGTTTGCCTCCACTACCATATATGCTGCTAAGAAAATATGTCTACATGAATTGATCATGTAAACATCATACAATTATTTGGACAAAGAAATTCATGCATTCCATGTAATACTCCTAGCTAGGTTTGATTTCAGTCCATGTCTAGGTTAGTAGACAAATATTTGCTAGTGATGCATCTGCAATATGGTTAGGGTGAGGACGGTCTTCGCTCCCGTCAACACAGTTTGCATCTACATAGTCTATAGGTGCTTCTTTCATAATAAGAGTAATATACGACTCTCATTGTCTGCTTGTTGGTTTATCGGCTagagtcaaattttgaattttaaaatatagaattttaaaatttagagtTGTTTCtttttggggggagggggaggggggtgggtCATTGCAGTCTACTGTAGTTTTTGGTTGTTTCGTTTTTTTATTCAATATGTGTGCTCGGTAGAAAACCCATGTTGAAGGCTGTGAAATCTCGCAGAAATTTTAATGTATGGAGTGAACCGTGGATGCGTTTATGAGTATGCATAGGTGTGCATGTTTGTATACGTGGCGTGAGCTGTTCTTGCGTGTGGTATATGTCCTTACTGTGCACTATTCAGAAACAGGAGATAAATGTTTATGGTGGTCCTCAATTCACTACCTAAATTTTGATATTTGACCCTTAGATCTCCCATAATAATTGATAGAAAACTGTACTCCCAGCTGTACTTTTGTACACACACTAGATTAGAGGATTAAGCTCTAAGTAATATGTCCAAGTCTTTTTCATCGTACTATTGTAAAGGGCCAACAAGGGAGCGTGTATTGCGGGAAAGTAAAGGaaaaacagattttttttttttaaaaaaagtagagGATTCACACATCCAATGGTCATGCCTTTCCAATCCCCCTCAAATTGGAAAAAGTTCTAACCATACAAAATACTGTTCAGTTTTATGACAACacgcttaatttttttttcttctttttatatatattgcacTTGATCAGTCTCATCGTCCTGCCTTGATCATTTGATGTAATCACTTCGAGCAGCAGATTGACTGTGCTCACATGTTGGCACTGTCTGTTTGCTCCCACATTGGAAAGCTAAGGCTCTCAATCATTTGGTTGCACGGTTTATATTGTCATATTCTGGGGCCCTCATTTTGCTGTCTTACATAATCACTTGAATTAGTGTTTTTAGGTGAAACACCATTGCCTGTCTCATCAAAGATAACAAAATGGCTAAATGGTACATTAATACACCTTTTAGGctaaatatatgataatatattCTTCTTAAAATCATCCCTGGCATACATGCGACATCAACggctttttctctctctcctccacattaGGATTTGCTGATATAGGATTATGACATCTGAGTTGGCCTAATTCTACATGTCCTAAGGAATGGAAATGGACATCCAGCTGGGTTTATTGTACTAGCCattaagaacattttttttaggttaATTATTCCTTAGTTTGAGGGAGGGGCAACCCAATGAGCCGGGATAAAGGGATAAGCAACCAATGATTGGTCCCTTTTGGTCCAATCAGAAACCCAATAAAATCTCTACTCATCCTTTGGGAGAAAGTggtgaaagaaaataaaactaaaacaaaagaagagGCAATTGAAGGTGAGGGTCCCAGCAGGGGGCACTAGCTAGCAAGTAGTAGGAAGCATGCAGTTTGTTTAGCGTCACTGTCTGCCATTGCTACAGACATTTCGCATTCACTGGTGTCGTGTGGCCGGCGAGCCATCGAGTGCAAGGAAACGTATACACTGACCTCTGATTGGATTCGTCGTCGTCTAAGGCGTTGAGGTGGATCTTGTGTAAGCATGCCATCATCTATGTTTTTCCCCTTCATTCCTTTCTCATCTTCTCTTAATTTCTTCATACATCATCTACTCTTACTTTCTTCGTACTAGTAACATGCCCGAGCATTGTAACGGCTGGATGTGGCGTAGGCAAGAGCCCTAGGCTTGCCTCCGCATAAATATGTCTGGATCCTTTTAAACCACAGTGTATTTTTTGACAAAGCCAATATCCTATTAGTTAAGCTTTACTCGAGCTCTAGGATTAGAAAATTTCTGGCTCCGCCGACCCATACAACAGGATGGATGGGCTGGGAGTATGGATCGAGCATAAAACACTGAATTTAATCAGTTTTTTGGGTTAATTAACCAACCATTTAGGTTTTCTTTAGGAGAGGTTGTGGTTGCGCACTTGCGTGATTTGGGAAGGAGTGAGCGGGCGACTCCAATTTTAAGTGATAGAGAATGGACTAGTAGGACCAATTGCTAATTAACTCAAGATGGTATTATGTGATTCTGCAGGGATTTTTATGGCCTTAAGTAGACAGCACATATCATCCTGTTCCTTTGAAAGTGAAAGCTATAGTTTTAATTTTGGGATTTAATTTTAAGAATAATTTTAGGTGGTATTTTTTCTACTCATCGTCCCAAAGCAGACATACTAATACCATGCATACTGAGTTTAATATTGTTAACATTACATTCAAATAACTAAAAGCACTTTTGGTAGGCATCTTTTGTACGGCACCAGTACCCTCTAGCTTGAGATAGTGTCATCCTTATATAGAGCTAGCCAGTGCCATCCTTAATTTATATAGAATTGCTTCATATTATGCATAGATAAAATTTACAATTGTGGCTCTGTCAACAAAGATAATCCGTTGACATTGGGCAAAGATTTTGTGGTTGTTTTCGCAGCAAGTTGGTTGAAAAATGTTACGGAAGCCATGCAAAGAAAAGGAACTATACTTCAAGGAAGGCAAACAGAAGAAGTTACTGTTTGGAACAAAAGATTCAACCTTGACCTCAGCAATATACTACACCACTTTTtactgagaaaaaaaaggatgttGTCACAAATTTCTTGTGAACAACTCACAGAAAGTCACTGCGTAATAATTAATTTCACTTTTACTTAAAAGAAAGAGGCTGACACAAAGTTCTTGTGACAAATCCTGATATGTCAATGTTGAGAGGGTGCTCATGAATTTCCTTATCATGAGATagcctaaatatttttttacaaaaagaaaTATGTAAGCTCTGCCTCGTTTCATCCAAAAAGAGATAGTACACTAATAATGCGGAGGGGACAATAGAATCAAAGCAGATTAAGGACCTAGAAATTGTTTCATCAAAGGGCTAAATGACAGAATTCATATAGTAAAGAGACCAATTCTTCGTACGTGTAGAATCGATTGGGATAACTAACTGGCCAAAGCAACGTACTGAGTAGATGTCGTCATGGACGGCAGGTTAAACAATTTAATCTAAAACAACTGCAATTAAGCATGCAGTACTGTCACTATTGTCTATTGATGTACCGTGTTGGAGCTAGTTACTTCAGACTTGCAAATATTAGTTTTGTCACCCTAATGGCGACATGCAGACCAATGCAACCATTTTACGTGGCCTGTTTGCTTGCTTCAATCTGACATTCTGACCTATGCTTGTTGCTTTGATGTCACTAGTAGCTAACTAAGTAGTATATTCTTTGCTGCTAGTGTAGCTTTTTGAACTTATATATTATTTACCAGGAAGTAATCAAGATGTATTCATTAGCTGGTCAGTCACTAGTTAATTACTTTGTGCATGCTTTTGTATTGGTGTTGTGGAAGAAAAGATTAGCTaagagaagggagaagagtAAAACCCACATTATATTATCAACTTACATTATTCTAAAATTTTAACTAGTCCTCTTCAACCATGGGTATAACAAATCAGAGGAAGATAGGAGATTGTACAAGGACAGCTCCACACTAATGTTTGAGTTTGACAGCAATATAATGCTATGCACATGTTCTTAattatttgaaaacttgttaGGAAAAACTAGCAATCAACCTGCCAAacctaagctaagctagctagccatgcaCTGCAAGCTATTGCAAAGCTTTTATCCCAACTCTTAAGTGTGGCACATATATAGTTTTAGGTTTATATTTATGAAAACCTAGGTTAACACAAAATATGTGCATGCAAATGTGGGCCCAACAAGCACCTTGGAGTGGGCCCCACATCCAATGTTTTAGTGGAAAGGTGTTGCTCAAAAGAGGGGAGGAAAGAAAGGGTTAAGGTAGAGAGGTTGCCCTAAGCTAGCAAAGCTATAGCTAGCGCAAAAGAGGAGCAAGAAAAGGAGCAGaggaatatataaaaaaaaatgcatcattGCAGTTGCAGTGCAGCTAGCCACACGATCGAAGAATACGATGCCCCTCCAAATCTGATCCTGCAtgcagctagcttagcttaatcagttacttttttttttttgtgttttggcAATGAGCATAATTAGTTACTTGCACGATTTGATCGGCGACAGAGTTAATGGCTGGTGCTGATTGATCGATTTGATTAATTGATTGTACTCAGGAGATGCTGCGTGCGTGCCTGCATGAGTCCATGGATTAAGAAAGGAATTATCTGTCAGATCGGTTTAATTAGTCTGTTTCTTAGATTAGCTAGCTTGCAACCGGCGATTCTGCCAGACAGATTGGCGAACCGGAATATAATTATACTACCAGTTAAGCACGATATTGGATTCGACTTGATCAGGAACAAGGTTGTACGTGGGTTGCCTTTTATTTTTTCACAGTAGATTGCTATGGCCTAGTGGTTTGGTTAGATATTGGGGTTTTTaatgtgtttttctttaaaaaaaacgcaAATTAACACTAGCATACGATCATTTTAGCAAAGTTGTAAGGGGATAAAATAAAGTCACCCTATAAAACTTTTATAGCGGAGCCGGTTAACGCCCGACTGTTTTAGACAGCTGACCGGACTCGCCAACTTATAGCAAGAAGTAGAAATTCAGAGTCGTTGATATCATTGTATTAAACGATGTTGATGGTATGTCATAGTGGCTTTTGTCTAGGATATGAAAAAATCCTAAATCCACCACTGCTTCATTAATTGTTTGTGTAGAACGCTAGTTTAATTATTCTTTATATTATGTACAAAGGTAGTAGTTTAATTGTTGTAGCGCGCATAAATTGCAGGTAGTTTCACAAGGAAATGCACCACCATTCCTCTTGGGATTAAAATTACACCATTATCTCCTCCTTAATATAACACCAGCTTAGCCTGgctttggttaaaaaaaattacacaattatttatatatatcacGCACGTTGTAAATTCAATCCGAGTCGAATGCAATGAAACCGAGTGCGTACGTGCTCCAGTCAATGGTGGTGTGTATCACATCCACCGCAGGAAAAGGGCGCCAAAAGGCAGAGTAATTTTCACACACATTCCTCCACCGCGCCGTCAAAAATCCCAAAATTTCCAcgtaaaaacacaaaaaaaaaagtacaccaaagagCAACCAAATtaattccccgcaaaaaaaattaCCCTACTAATCAATTTcccgtgagaaaaaaaatcaagaaatccaGTGCAGAAAACCtaaaaccccaaaaaaaaagaaaaaaagaagaagcagtgCTTGCCAATTCGGAGAAGGCATCGAGCTGAAGCCACAGGGCGATCGATGGAGGTgaggtgaggaggaagaagaagacgagatGGAGTTGGAGTGCACTTCACGCCACAGGAGGGAGATGCTATAAAATCCCTTCTCCCTTTTCAATTTCACGCCAACACCcaaccccctctctctctctatctctctcctctctctctctagctctagctctagctcgtcgccgccatgaACGTTCCAAGCAAATGCATGGCTCCtgcaaagtaaaaaaagaagaagaagcagcagctgcagcttctcttCAGTATCGATCTTTAACTGTAtcgagctagcttagcttagcttagctctCTGCCATTAACTTGTGCTTCACTGAgcttgagctagctagcttcttggCTGTGTGACTGAGTAGCTctagctcctcgtcgtcgtcgtcgtcgtcgtcggcgtcggtggtggTGTGAATTGATAGAATTGATACGATGGAgagggcggctgcggcggcgccggtggtgatGAGGCATGGAGGAGTGGTGTTGCCGCCGGGGTTCAGGTTCCACCCGACGGACGAGGAGCTCGTGGTGCAGTACCTCCGCCGCAAAGCGTTCGGCatgccgctccccgccgccgtcatccccGACCTCCACAACCTCTTCAAGCTCGATCCCTGGGACATTCCTGGTATGAAttcttgacgacgacgacgatgtcgaGATGGCACCATGAATGCTTGTTGATTGATTCGGTGTATGTGTGATCCAGGTGCGAGCAGCGACGGGGACAAGTACTTCTTCGCCGTGCGGCCACAtgcggcgagggggaggaggcagcAGGTGACGGCGAGCGGTGGGTGCTGGAAGCAGGCGGGCGGGCGGGAcaagccggtggtggtggcccggTGCGGCGGGAGCCACCTCGTCGGCGTCAAGAAGGGCATGGTGTTCGTCCCACGGCAAGGGAGGaaggcaccggcggcggcggcggcggccgccggcggtggctgcTGGGTCATGCACGAGTACAGCCTCGCCCTGCCGATGCACAAGAAGGTGAGAAACCACTACTAATCAATCATATGAGCATATGATTTCCTCCTTAATGATTGATTAATCACTCTCTTGATGACTAGTTGACTGCCAATTTGCCCATTTCTTCATGCAAGAACTGATTGTGTTTGTTgattgatttgttttctttcttgatAAATCTTCTTGTgtttctgcatgcatgcaactcaAGTGAGCAATTGAGCATTAATTTGGGATCCAATATTAAGCTcaagctagcttagcttagcttctCAAAGTGCTACTACTAGCTAACTTGATCATATGTTTGCTTATCACTATttttattagttatttttaaaattactaGCTATATGGCTTTCAAGATCATGTCACATGCTCTCCATTAGCTTAAAGCTGTATATTTGTCTTAAATTACTAATTAGATAATTCTGATAGCCACAGCATAGGTACAAATCAGTTAACCAGTCAAGTACTATGCTAGAATTtgccaataaataaaacaaaaaaaacccagttCAACACAAACTTCTCAGCCATAACTAATTAACCGAGGAGCATCATACAAATTAACACATACAGGCAGGGTACAGTCTGCACATCAAACTGTCACAACATGCTCATTAATAGTCAtgatcaacaacaacaataactcGCAGTTTTAAATTGCTTCTGATGGTGGTTGCAATTCATCCTGACATGGAGAGGTGGTTGTACTAGATGCTCTCTGCTCATCAGATCGAATCGTCTCATCAAGTTGTGCAGCTCCACTACTACCAGTATctgctagtactagtactactaaccACTCTCTTGCATATATGCAAGaaccaaccaaaccaacccagCAGCATCCAATTAAGCTGACAAACAAGTAGTACCTCAGGCTATTAATCATGTTTGTTGGGATTACATTAACTAATGCTTAATTAGCCAGAACAACAGTGTTCCATGCCTGCTCCTGTGTCTGAACAAGCTGGGGCCTGTATATATTTCAATGCTGTCCAGTAGATCGACCAGTGCTG
The Oryza glaberrima chromosome 8, OglaRS2, whole genome shotgun sequence DNA segment above includes these coding regions:
- the LOC127781968 gene encoding NAC domain-containing protein 18-like; translation: MERAAAAAPVVMRHGGVVLPPGFRFHPTDEELVVQYLRRKAFGMPLPAAVIPDLHNLFKLDPWDIPGASSDGDKYFFAVRPHAARGRRQQVTASGGCWKQAGGRDKPVVVARCGGSHLVGVKKGMVFVPRQGRKAPAAAAAAAGGGCWVMHEYSLALPMHKKGCLAEAEEWVVCRIFQRSSSGSRSPRRPDNDMRRTMPAVAELGRSPSPSSSSSQSSCVTSSSDQEEVSSG